A portion of the Agelaius phoeniceus isolate bAgePho1 chromosome 29, bAgePho1.hap1, whole genome shotgun sequence genome contains these proteins:
- the NDUFA11 gene encoding NADH dehydrogenase [ubiquinone] 1 alpha subcomplex subunit 11 encodes MAGYWDGPEGQQCPQRTWLATRVGAAAGLVGAAYRIILLRPGSALAALQTAAADSVTMATLGAVFGLSTCLSAQVREEPEDPLNYFIGGCASGAVLGVRAHSYLTGTTACLGLGITAALMKIGNKEGWRLTGPPKL; translated from the exons ATGGCGGGCTATTGGGACGGGCCCGAGGGGCAGCAGTGCCCGCAGCGCACCTGGCTTGCCACGCGCGTGGGCGCGGCCGCGG GCCTGGTCGGGGCGGCGTATCGCATCATCCTGCTGCGGCCCGGCTCGGCTTTGGCCGCACTGCAGACGGCAGCGGCGGACAGTGTCACCATGG CTACACTGGGAGCTGTGTTTGGCTTAAGTACCTGTCTCAGTGCCCAAGTCCGGGAAGAGCCAGAGGATCCTTTGAACTATTTCATAGGCGGCTGTGCATCAGGAGCTGTCTTGGGAGTGAGAG CTCACAGTTACCTCACTGGCACCACAGCATGTCTGGGGCTCGGAATCACTGCAGCTCTCATGAAGATCGGCAACAAGGAGGGCTGGAGACTGACAGGACCTCCCAAGCTATAA
- the KLHL33 gene encoding kelch-like protein 33, with amino-acid sequence MYLGRHVIKIWSNQQLSQHGGVMRLFPGIWAKEQKAGAAEEEAACSGLGEMWVAEGPAPDQWNLRDGAHAGHFLAVADHLRTTGQLVDVTVGPEGDMAHAVVLASISSFFHRFLEGRTRQVCQDPLPHVPLPPGATLWGWRAVLTFAYGGIVPHGQVKEVEEAARALGAPRLVAACALRLEIDHQEEGPKPLEEQWETLRAMEQLHANGVGCDLQLQAGNEVIPVQRLALSCSCDFFRALFTCPMREATHDPANPLVTGLSPAELRLLLSFAYTGAVAGPWPMVLEAAETSLRYQAWGLLTLCLDVFTHGLTPETVPDVLAFAVDYGLDEVVHVAENYILATFPCVVVTPAFLDLPAHLLIRLLRSDGLNVLHELEALEAASRWLMANGDGQEDIAKEILSSVRFALMSSLELKKVPSVTAGVADPKVLRELMVASFTPTAQLPCRVRSLQEVLVVCGGDKVKNNLTARKPSRHLWFADRYLSAVGLVKQVEWRALGHFPDGPRFRHAVTVVGNNLYILGGKHYYGVHDTLASVYRYQPMDDSWERLASMTCGRSYFAAVALGNFIYALGGSSGELYCTDTVECYDLANDTWRRCQPLPMALCGHAACALDGELYVSGGCDEAYQCQASLLRYVPGAPVTLLAPMNGHRAGHVMEEAGGQLYVAGGLCQRAGQTGYKDQLTFEVYSPKQNIWVLLSPLPRAHVVGGAAVLGGELLVLGGYSHETYQDTHLIHAYQPGTRRWITRGTLPHAYTDLQACVLTVPSALRAPSCLKDPLRSTETPNNV; translated from the exons ATGTACTTAGGACGTCATGTAATAAAGATTTGGTCCAATCAGCAGTTGTCACAACATGGTGGTGTCATGCGGCTTTTTCCTGGCATCTGGGCTAAGGAGCAgaaagctggagctgctgaagaggaagCAGCATGTTCTGGTCTGG GCGAGATGTGGGTTGCAGAGGGGCCGGCCCCAGACCAGTGGAACCTGCGGGATGGGGCTCATGCTGGACACTTCCTGGCTGTGGCTGACCATCTCCGCACCACAGGACAGCTGGTGGATGTGACCGTGGGCCCAGAGGGTGACATGGCCCATGCTGTGGTCCTGGCCTCTATCAGCTCCTTCTTCCACCGCTTCCTGGAGGGCAGGACCAGACAAGTCTGCCAAGATCCTCTCCCCCATGTTCCCCTGCCACCTGGGGCCACACTGTGGGGCTGGCGGGCTGTGCTCACCTTTGCCTATGGGGGAATTGTGCCCCATGGCCAGGTGAAAGAGGTGGAGGAGGCTGCCCGGGCCCTGGGTGCCCCCCGGCTGGtggctgcctgtgccctgcGTCTGGAGATTGATCACCAGGAAGAAGGTCCTAAGCCCctggaggagcagtgggaaACACTAAGAGccatggagcagctccatgcCAATGGTGTGGGCTGTGAcctccagctccaggcagggaatGAAGTCATCCCAG TTCAGCGACtggccctgagctgctcctgtgacTTCTTCCGGGCCCTTTTCACCTGCCCCATGCGAGAAGCCACCCATGACCCTGCCAACCCGCTGGTcacggggctgtccccagcGGAGCTGCgtctcctcctctcctttgcCTACACAGGAGCTGTAGCAGGGCCATGGCCCATGGTCTTGGAGGCAGCTGAGACCTCCCTGCGCTACCAGGCCTGGGGGCTCCTCACTCTCTGCCTGGATGTTTTCACCCATGGCCTGACCCCAGAAACTGTCCCTGACGTGCTCGCCTTTGCTGTGGACTATGGGTTGGATGAGGTGGTCCATGTAGCAGAGAACTACATCTTGGCCACCTTTCCCTGTGTGGTGGTTACACCAGCCTTCCTGGATCTTCCTGCACATCTTCTCATCCGCCTCCTCCGCTCTGATGGTCTCAATGTCCTCCATGAACTGGAAGCCTTGGAAGCAGCATCTCGGTGGCTTATGGCCAATGGAGATGGCCAGGAGGATATAGCCAAAGAGATCCTGTCATCTGTTCGTTTTgccctcatgtccagcctggagctgaAGAAGGTCCCATCTGTGACTGCAGGGGTAGCTGACCCAAAGGTCCTTCGCGAGCTCATGGTAGCAAGTTTCACCCCCACGGCCCAGCTGCCATGCCGGGTACGTTCCTTGCAAGAGGTGTTGGTGGTTTGTGGTGGAGACAAAGTAAAGAACAACCTGACTGCCCGGAAGCCCAGCAGACACCTCTGGTTTGCAGACCGCTACCtcagtgctgtggggctggtgAAGCAGGTTGAGTGGAGGGCGCTGGGACACTTTCCTGATGGCCCACGCTTCCGTCATGCTGTAACTGTGGTGGGCAACAACCTCTACATCCTGGGTGGAAAGCACTACTACGGGGTCCATGACACCTTAGCCAGTGTCTACAG GTACCAGCCTATGGATGATTCCTGGGAGCGTCTGGCCAGTATGACATGTGGACGGAGCTACTTTGCTGCTGTGGCACTTGGTAATTTCATCTATGCCCTGgggggcagctcaggagagctcTACTGCACAGATACTGTGGAGTGCTACGACCTGGCCAATGACacctggag gaggtgccagcccctgccaatGGCTCTGTGTGGGCATGCGGCGTGTGCCCTGGATGGTGAGCTCTACGTGTCGGGTGGGTGTGATGAAGCATACCAGTGTCAGGCATCCTTGCTCCGCTATGTCCCAGGTGCACCTGTCACACTCCTGGCCCCCATGAATGGTCACCGAGCTGGCCATGTCATGGAGGAGGCAGGTGGGCAGCTCTATGTGGCTGGGGGCCTGTGTCAGCGGGCTGGGCAGACTGGCTACAAGGACCAGCTGACATTTGAGGTCTACAGCCCCAAGCAGAACATCTGGGTCCTCCTTAGCCCTCTCCCCCGTGCACACGTAGTTGGgggtgcagctgtgctgggaggggagctgCTTGTACTGGGAGGGTACAGTCATGAGACCTACCAGGACACACACTTGATCCACGCCTACCAGCCGGGTACCCGGCGCTGGATCACCCGAGGCACATTGCCCCATGCCTATACTGACCTACAAGCCTGTGTTCTCACTGTACCCTCTGCCTTGCGTGCCCCCAGCTGCCTTAAGGACCCCTTGAGATCAACTGAAACTCCCAATAATGTTTAG
- the LOC129131396 gene encoding LOW QUALITY PROTEIN: uncharacterized protein LOC129131396 (The sequence of the model RefSeq protein was modified relative to this genomic sequence to represent the inferred CDS: inserted 2 bases in 1 codon), producing the protein MEVLALTLVTLLALLPPAQPCSSEMNKVKDLLEVNCTGQALSAVPLDLPADTGILLLSDNRLESLSTTAFLSLTQLQDIDLANNGLVALHTGPLLLSLKELTLSHNALAALPVLEGLPALTHLAVAHNSLETLAPGAFRTVPELQNLDLRGNKMQQLPQEAFAGLKALKELDLSDNLLKELPKELLQDLKKLETLWLSGNQLQTLPTDFFPKGHFFMYVFLTENPWHCNCDLHYLQTWIQKNADIVYQPERGLEETKVEVAPEKVLCHSPAEHSQKPIIHFKLNCSIVEDADEEGGDEYNYEEETREKATMTTFPPHPFIPKEHTTMPCAITSSCLPTLITTRSPLTRPSLSTPCTSTLSPNPLLVVLTSIRAPSTTIPVPASLTMTPTQTPSTATILTAATTITLHRPATFDNATSLPTAMSNSPSSTSGHPQTTLAGNSIYGSLMGSTGTFPTTSTAVPSTAMLEASSIVTSPCPTLMSANTMLSTHAPTLPPPMDTTHFTQPACSPLPAPPPLCPCSIPGQAVPVLRLQAGGEALQWGQWVLRHCCLLHWVLYLASLALLVLTMLALAGWLTWMCLVGQPSWHQSLQTQEVLYPLLEWRESTGNPMMHLSSFKIPLQQPKFCTIKEVELCPEVTYCTIKDLGIQRSRPASYSFCTTKELWVHXSPLHALVKPFSRKLMVTDLSFLRTPSAYSLDRGVETIGDVRVKYAGNTM; encoded by the exons ATGGAGGTCCTTGCCCTGACCCTGGTTACACTTCTGGCTCTGCTgccgccagcccagccctgctcctcagaGATGAACAAGGTCAAGGACCTCCTGGAGGTGAACTGTACGGGACAGGCTCTCAGCGCAGTGCCCCTAGACCTGCCTGCAGACACAGGCATCCTGCTGCTCAGTGACAATCGCCTGGAGTCCCTCTCCACCACTGCCTTTCTGTCCCTCACCCAGCTTCAGGACATTGACCTGGCCAACAATGGGCTGGTGGCTCTGCACACGGGGccgctgctgctgtccctgaagGAGCTGACCCTCTCCCACAATGCACTGGCAGCCCTACCTGTCCTGGAGGGCCTGCCTGCACTCACCCACCTGGCTGTGGCTCACAACAGCCTGGAGACGTTGGCCCCAGGGGCTTTCCGCacagtgccagagctgcagaacctGGACTTGCGAGGGAACAagatgcagcagctgccccaggaggCCTTTGCAGGGCTGAAGGCACTCAAGGAGTTAGACCTCTCGGACAATCTCCTGAAGGAGCTACCCAAGGAGTTGCTGCAGGACCTGAAGAAGTTGGAGACCCTCTGGCTCTCAGGGAACCAGCTGCAGACCCTGCCAACTGACTTTTTCCCAAAGGGGCACTTCTTCATGTATGTTTTCCTCACTGAGAATCCCTGGCATTGCAACTGTGACCTGCACTACCTCCAGACCTGGATCCAGAAGAATGCTGACATTGTTTATCAGCCAGAGCGGGGTCTGGAGGAAACAAAGGTGGAGGTCGCACCTGAGAAGGTactgtgccacagccctgctgagcatAGTCAAAAGCCCATCATTCACTTTAAGCTTAACTGCAGCATTGTGGAGGATGCAGATGAGGAAGGAGGGGATGAATATAATTATGAGGAAGAAACAAGAGAGAAAGCTACCATGACCACCTTCCCCCCACATCCATTCATCCCCAAAGAGCACACTACCATGCCCTGTGCTATTACCTCATCTTGCCTTCCTACCCTTATTACCACAAGATCTCCCCTCACCAGACCTTCCCTCAGCACCCCTTGTACCTCCACCCTTTCCCCAAACCCTTTGCTTGTGGTGCTGACAAGCATCAgagctcccagcaccaccattCCTGTACCAGCCAGTCTCACTATGACACCCACACAGACCCCCAGTACTGCCACCATTCTCACGGCTGCTACCACCATCACCCTGCACAGACCTGCCACCTTTGACAATGCCACTTCACTGCCAACAGCTATGAGCAACAGCCCTTCTAGCACCAGTGGCCATCCCCAAACCACCCTTGCTGGCAACAGTATCTATGGCAGTCTCATGGGGTCCACTGGCACATTTCCCACCACTTCCACAGCAGTGCCTTCCACTGCCATGCTAGAGGCCTCTTCCATTGTCACATCTCCATGTCCAACTCTGATGTCAGCCAACACCATGCTTTCCACTCATGCCCCAACACTACCACCTCCCATGGACACCACACACTTCACCCAACCTGCATGTTCCCCCCTacctgctcctcctcccctctGCCCATGCTCGATCCCAGGACAGGCTGTACCTGTGCTGCGTTTGCAGGCAGGTGGGGAGGCTCTGCAGTGGGGGCAGTGggtgctgaggcactgctgcctgTTGCACTGGGTGCTCTATCTGGCTTCCTTGGCTCTGCTGGTCCTGACCATGCTGGCTCTAGCAGGTTGGCTGACATGGATGTGTCTGGTGGGGCAACCCTCCTGGCACCAGTCCCTGCAGACCCAAGAGGTGCTGTATCCATTGCTGGAATGGAGGGAGTCAACAGGAAACCCTATGATGCATCTCAGCAGCTTCAAAATCCCCCTCCAGCAACCTAAATTCTGTACAATCAAGGAAGTGGAGTTGTGCCCTGAGGTTACCTACTGCACAATTAAAGATCTGGGGATACAGCGCAGTCGTCCTGCAAGCTACTCCTTCTGCACAACAAAGGAGTTGTGGGTTCA CAGTCCGCTGCATGCATTAGTCAAGCCTTTCTCCAGGAAGCTGATGGTCACAGACCTTAGCTTCCTGAGGACCCCATCTGCTTACAGCCTAGACAGGGGTGTTGAGACTATCGGTGATGTCAGAGTGAAATATGCAGGTAACACCATGTAA